One genomic window of Nicotiana sylvestris chromosome 10, ASM39365v2, whole genome shotgun sequence includes the following:
- the LOC104231815 gene encoding uncharacterized protein, with protein sequence MDALFAKGKEFLSSKDDKENPDDRYKETSDDDHREKRTSGHRGGGAKTAAHNDTETSDDDHREKKTSGHRAGGKTTAHNDDTETSDDHHEKKTSGTRAGGKTAAASGSAAAHNPNEHKKPTNSELMASAKLIADAAQAKLGGGGGAQKEFDNAKLAGAAADILSAASHYGKFGEEGIGKYLGQAEDYLHGYELKNSKGNKAAGTGTGPASKKGSGTAANKGSSEHRRDDDNSRDDDDGHGEHKRMPKKQSGERYDHERSEEGDRDHSGGGHGENMKKAEGRLKKKFGDNSEHERLEEDDDHAGGHDEHTTKGKGISKKQSGGDNYGHERSEEVDDDDHSGGGHGEHMKKAEGRLKKKFGDNSEHERSEEDDSRSGGGYGEYLKKAQGMIKNKSGDDDSSEKSDGESGGGYGEYLKKAQGMLKKKSGDDDGSEKGDGESGGGYGEYIKKAQGMLKKKSGDEDGPEKDDGDSGGGFGGVMKMAQGMFKKDSDHGDRSPTRDSRDER encoded by the exons ATGGACGCCCTTTTTGCAAAGGGAAAGGAGTTTCTCAGTTCCAAAGATGACAAAGAAAATCCCGACGACCGTTACAAGGAAACTTCCGATGACGATCACCGTGAAAAGAGAACTTCCGGCCACCGTGGTGGTGGCGCCAAGACCGCCGCACACAATGATACAGAAACTTCAGATGATGATCACCGTGAAAAGAAAACTTCCGGCCATCGTGCAGGTGGCAAGACCACCGCACACAATGACGACACAGAAACTTCCGATGACCACCATGAAAAGAAAACTTCCGGCACCCGAGCAGGTGGCAAGACCGCTGCCGCAAGCGGCAGTGCTGCTGCTCATAATCCCAACGAGCACAAAAAGCCAACAAATTCTGAGCTGATGGCTAGCGCAAAGCTGATAGCTGATGCCGCACAAGCTAAATTAGGTGGCGGTGGCGGCGCACAAAAAGAATTCGACAATGCAAAGCTTGCCGGAGCTGCCGCTGACATTCTTAGCGCCGCCTCACATTACGGGAAATTTGGGGAAGAAGGAATTGGAAAGTATCTTGGACAAGCTGAAGATTATCTCCACGGTTATGAGCTCAAAAATTCCAAAGGCAACAAAGCTGCTGGCACCGGCACCGGTCCCGCATCCAAAAAGGGTTCCGGTACTGCGGCTAACAAGGGCTCGTCGGAGCATCGCCGCGATGACGACAATTCTAGAGATGATGATGATGGGCACGGAGAGCATAAACGGATGCCGAAGAAACAATCCGGTGAACGTTACGACCATGAACGTTCAGAGGAAGGTGATCGTGATCATTCTGGAGGTGGACATGGCGAAAATATGAAGAAAGCTGAAGGGAGGTTGAAGAAAAAATTTGGTGACAATTCCGAACACGAACGTTTAGAGGAAGATGATGATCATGCTGGAG GGCACGACGAACATACGACTAAGGGAAAAGGAATATCCAAGAAACAATCTGGTGGTGATAATTATGGGCATGAACGTTCAGAGGAAGTTGATGATGATGATCACTCCGGAGGTGGGCACGGCGAACATATGAAAAAAGCTGAAGGGAGGTTGAAGAAAAAATTTGGTGACAACTCCGAACATGAAcgttcagaagaagatgatagtCGTTCTGGAGGTGGATATGGCGAGTATCTCAAGAAAGCTCAAGGAATGATCAAGAACAAATCCGGCGACGACGACAGTTCAGAGAAAAGTGATGGCGAATCCGGTGGAGGGTACGGCGAGTATTTGAAAAAAGCTCAAGGAATGCTTAAGAAAAAGTCAGGTGACGACGATGGTTCAGAGAAAGGTGATGGTGAATCCGGGGGAGGATACGGTGAGTATATCAAGAAAGCTCAAGGAATGCTTAAGAAAAAATCAGGTGACGAAGATGGTCCAGAGAAGGATGATGGAGATTCCGGTGGTGGGTTCGGCGGGGTCATGAAAATGGCTCAAGGTATGTTTAAAAAAGATTCCGACCACGGCGACCGTAGCCCCACCAGAGATTCTAGAGATGAAAGGTGA